CTGCCCGACCTGGGCGAAGGGCTCACCGAGGCCGAGATCATCAAGGTGCTGGTGCGTGAGGGCGAGGTCGTCCAGGAGGACTCGCCGCTGCTCGAGGTGGAGACGGACAAGGCGCAGGTCGAGATCCCGTCGCCAATGGGCGGACGGGTCGAGCGCGTCCACGTCCGATCGGGCCAGACCGTGAGAGTTGGGGACGTCCTCGTTACGTTCGCAGACACCGGCGGGGCGAGCGGGGACGGGGGCACCGCCCCTCAGCTCAATACAACATTCGCCCGG
The nucleotide sequence above comes from Candidatus Methylomirabilota bacterium. Encoded proteins:
- a CDS encoding biotin/lipoyl-containing protein, which produces MARAFRLPDLGEGLTEAEIIKVLVREGEVVQEDSPLLEVETDKAQVEIPSPMGGRVERVHVRSGQTVRVGDVLVTFADTGGASGDGGTAPQLNTTFAR